A DNA window from Ranitomeya imitator isolate aRanImi1 chromosome 2, aRanImi1.pri, whole genome shotgun sequence contains the following coding sequences:
- the LOC138666797 gene encoding zinc finger protein ZFP2-like yields the protein MDSGNIFELEATGGGKSLDMRFEGRGRIESYPEAADFRCGKEHDVIYSADCTEKYVENPLSSPDNKVNCNNFKKDNQENSRTLLITTIPSFFPADDLSTDLTNRNDLLPVQSQIVKQKMQRERIHRDEKPFSCSECGKGFRKKFNLSKHELIHKDERPFPCSECEKSFRQKSDLFIHQKMHTGEKPHLCSECGKCFARKSCLVEHLRTHTGEKPFSCPVCFRLRSAAVHHRVIHTGEKPYSCLECDKWFSKKADSMKHLRTHTGEKPFSCSDCGKSFTRKTSLVQHQRTHTGEKLYSCSECGMCKKSYKVKHLRTHTGEKPFSCSECEKSFTRISSLVEHQRTHTGEKPYSCLECKKCFSQKSDLLKHRVIHTGEKPFSCSEYGKWFSKKFDRVKHLKTHTGEKPLSCSECGKCFKHNSDLIKHHRTHTGEKPYLCPECGKCFTLNDDLNKHRVIHTGKKPFLCSDCGKCYNHRSSLTQHKKRFHFSSVTVANVFP from the exons atcgagagttaccccgaggcagcggatttcaggtgcgggaaagAGCATGATGTCATTTACT CAGCTGACTGCACAGAAAAATATGTAGAAAATCCCCTTTCTTCTCCAGACAACAAAGTAAATTGCAATAATTTCAAAAAGGATAATCAAGAAAATTCAAGAACACTTCTTATAACAACTATACCATCATTTTTCCCCGCCGATGATCTATCTACTGATTTAACTAATCGCAATGATCTTTTACCTGTTCAATCCCAGATTGTTAAGCAGAAGATGCAGAGG GAAAGAATTCACAGAgatgagaagccattttcatgttctgaatgtgggaaaggcTTTAGGAAGAAATTTAACCTTTCTAAACATGAATTAATTCACAAAGATGAAAGGCCATTTccttgttcagaatgtgagaaaagtTTTCGCCAGAAATCAGATCTCTTTATTCATCAAAAAatgcacacaggagagaagccacatTTATGTtctgaatgtggtaaatgttttgcaAGGAAATCGTGTCTTGTTGAACatctgagaactcacacaggggaaaaaccaTTTTCATGTCCGGTCTGCTTTCGCCTGCGGTCTGCTGCTGTTCACCATCGTGTAATCCATACAGGAGAGAAACCCTATTCATGTTTGGAATGTGACAAATGGTTTAGCAAGAAAGCTGATAGTATGAAACATCTGcgaactcacactggggagaagccattctcatgttcagaCTGTGGGAAAAGCTTTACAAGAAAAACAAGTCTTGttcaacatcagagaactcacaccggAGAGAAGCTatattcttgttcagaatgtggaatgtg CAAGAAATCTTATAAGGTTAAACATTtgagaactcacactggggagaagccattttcatgttcagaatgtgagaaaagcTTCACAAGAATATCAAGTCTTGTTGAACATCagcgaactcacacaggagagaagccgtattcttgTTTAGAATGCAAGAAATGTTTTAGTCAGAAGTCAGATCTTCTTAAACATCGGGTGatccatacaggggagaagccattttcatgttctgaatatGGGAAATGGTTTAGCAAGAAATTTGACAGAGTTAAACATCTTAAaactcacactggagagaagccgttatcttgttcagaatgtggaaaatgttttaagcaTAATTCTGATCTCATTAAGcatcatagaactcacacaggggagaagccatatttatgtccagaatgtggaaaatgttttacgctTAATGATGATCTGAATAAACATAGGGTAATCCATACAGgaaagaagccatttttatgttcagattgTGGTAAGTGTTATAATCATAGATCATCGCTTACTCAACATAAGAAGCGCTTCCATTTTAGCAGTGTGACTGTAGCAAATGTTTTTCCTTAG